One segment of Lepus europaeus isolate LE1 chromosome 16, mLepTim1.pri, whole genome shotgun sequence DNA contains the following:
- the FGFR1 gene encoding fibroblast growth factor receptor 1 isoform X1 gives MWSWKCLLFWAVLVTATLCTARPAPTLPEQAQPWGAPVEVESLLVHPGDLLQLRCRLRDDVQSINWLRDGVQLAESNRTRITGEEVEVRDSVPTDSGLYACVTSSPSGSDTTYFSVNVSDALPSSEDDDDDDDSSSEEKETDNTKPNRMPVAPYWTSPEKMEKKLHAVPAAKTVKFKCPSSGTPNPTLRWLKNGKEFKPDHRIGGYKVRYATWSIIMDSVVPSDKGNYTCIVENEYGSINHTYQLDVVERSPHRPILQAGLPANKTVALGSNVEFMCKVYSDPQPHIQWLKHIEVNGSKIGPDNLPYVQILKTAGVNTTDKEMEVLHLRNVSFEDAGEYTCLAGNSIGLSHHSAWLTVLEALEERPAVMTSPLYLEIIIYCTGAFLISCMVGSVIIYKMKSGTKKSDFHSQMAVHKLAKSIPLRRQVSADSSASMNSGVLLVRPSRLSSSGTPMLAGVSEYELPEDPRWELPRDRLVLGKPLGEGCFGQVVLAEAIGLDKDKPNRVTKVAVKMLKSDATEKDLSDLISEMEMMKMIGKHKNIINLLGACTQDGPLYVIVEYASKGNLREYLQARRPPGLEYCYNPSHNPEEQLSSKDLVSCAYQVARGMEYLASKKCIHRDLAARNVLVTEDNVMKIADFGLARDIHHIDYYKKTTNGRLPVKWMAPEALFDRIYTHQSDVWSFGVLLWEIFTLGGSPYPGVPVEELFKLLKEGHRMDKPSNCTNELYMMMRDCWHAVPSQRPTFKQLVEDLDRIVALTSNQEYLDLSMPLDQYSPSFPDTRSSTCSSGEDSVFSHEPLPEEPCLPRRSAHLANGGLKRR, from the exons cccagccctggggagccccTGTGGAAGTGGAGTCCTTGCTGGTCCACCCGGGTGACCTGCTGCAGCTCCGCTGTCGGCTGCGGGACGATGTGCAGAGCATCAACTGGCTGCGGGACGGGGTGCAGCTGGCGGAAAGCAACCGCACGCGCATCACGGGCGAGGAGGTGGAGGTGCGGGACTCCGTGCCCACCGACTCCGGCCTCTACGCATGCGTGACCAGCAGCCCCTCGGGCAGCGACACCACCTACTTCTCCGTCAACGTCTCAG ATGCGCTCCCCTCGTCGGAGGACGACGACGACGATGATGACTCCTCTTcggaggagaaagagacagataacaCCAAACCAAACCGTATGC CCGTAGCGCCGTACTGGACATCCCctgaaaagatggaaaagaaaCTGCACGCCGTGCCGGCTGCCAAGACTGTGAAGTTCAAGTGCCCTTCCAGCGGGACACCGAACCCCACGCTGCGCTGGCTGAAAAATGGCAAAGAGTTCAAACCTGACCACCGGATTGGAGGCTACAAG GTCCGCTATGCCACCTGGAGCATCATCATGGACTCCGTGGTTCCCTCTGATAAGGGCAACTACACTTGCATTGTGGAGAACGAGTATGGCAGCATCAACCACACCTACCAGCTGGACGTCGTGG AGCGGTCGCCTCACCGGCCCATTCTGCAGGCAGGGTTGCCTGCCAACAAGACGGTGGCCCTGGGCAGCAACGTGGAGTTCATGTGTAAGGTGTACAGTGACCCTCAGCCGCACATCCAGTGGCTAAAGCACATCGAGGTCAACGGGAGTAAGATCGGCCCAGACAATCTGCCCTACGTCCAGATCTTGAAG ACTGCCGGAGTTAACACCACTGACAAAGAGATGGAGGTGCTTCACTTGCGGAACGTCTCCTTCGAGGACGCGGGCGAGTATACGTGCTTGGCGGGTAACTCTATCGGACTCTCCCATCACTCTGCATGGCTGACCGTTCTGGAAG CCCTGGAAGAGAGACCAGCAGTGATGACATCGCCCCTGTACCTGGAGATCATCATCTATTGCACGGGGGCCTTCCTCATCTCCTGCATGGTGGGCTCCGTCATCATCTACAAGATGAAGAGCGGCACCAAGAAGAGTGACTTCCACAGCCAGATGGCCGTGCACAAGCTGGCCAAGAGCATCCCCCTGCGCAGACAG GTGTCGGCTGACTCCAGTGCGTCCATGAACTCGGGGGTTCTTCTGGTTCGGCCCTCACGGCTCTCCTCCAGCGGGACCCCCATGTTAGCTGGGGTCTCTGAATATGAGCTGCCTGAAGACCCTCGCTGGGAGCTGCCTCGAGACAG ACTGGTCTTGGGCAAACCCCTGGGAGAAGGCTGCTTCGGGCAGGTGGTGTTGGCGGAGGCCATTGGGCTGGACAAGGACAAACCCAACCGTGTGACCAAAGTGGCCGTGAAGATGTTGAAGT CGGATGCGACAGAAAAAGATCTCTCTGATCTGATCTCAGAAAtggagatgatgaagatgattGGGAAGCACAAGAACATCATCAACCTGCTGGGGGCCTGCACGCAGGACG GTCCCTTGTACGTCATCGTGGAGTACGCCTCCAAGGGCAACCTGCGGGAGTACCTGCAGGCCCGGCGGCCCCCGGGGCTGGAATACTGTTACAACCCCAGCCACAACCCTGAGGAGCAGCTCTCCTCCAAGGACCTGGTGTCCTGCGCCTACCAGGTGGCCCGAGGCATGGAATACCTCGCCTCCAAGAAG TGCATACACAGAGACCTGGCCGCCAGGAACGTCCTGGTGACGGAGGACAACGTGATGAAGATCGCCGACTTCGGCCTAGCACGAGACATTCACCACATCGACTACTACAAAAAGACGACCAAC ggccggctgcCCGTGAAGTGGATGGCGCCCGAGGCGTTGTTCGATCGGATCTACACCCATCAGAGTGATGT GTGGTCTTTTGGGGTGCTCCTGTGGGAAATCTTCACCCTGGGCGGCTCCCCATACCCCGGCGTGCCTGTGGAGGAGCTTTTCAAGCTGCTGAAGGAGGGCCACCGCATGGACAAGCCCAGCAACTGCACCAATGAGCT GTACATGATGATGCGGGACTGCTGGCACGCAGTGCCCTCCCAGAGGCCCACCTTCAAGCAGCTGGTAGAAGACCTGGACCGCATTGTGGCCTTGACCTCCAACCAG GAGTACCTGGACCTGTCCATGCCCCTGGACCAGTACTCGCCCAGCTTTCCCGACACCCGAAGCTCCACCTGCTCCTCGGGCGAGGACTCCGTCTTCTCTCACGAGCCGTTGCCCGAGGAGCCGTGTCTGCCCCGACGCTCGGCCCACCTTGCCAATGGCGGACTCAAACGACGCTGA
- the FGFR1 gene encoding fibroblast growth factor receptor 1 isoform X6, which translates to MWSWKCLLFWAVLVTATLCTARPAPTLPEQAQPWGAPVEVESLLVHPGDLLQLRCRLRDDVQSINWLRDGVQLAESNRTRITGEEVEVRDSVPTDSGLYACVTSSPSGSDTTYFSVNVSDALPSSEDDDDDDDSSSEEKETDNTKPNRMPVAPYWTSPEKMEKKLHAVPAAKTVKFKCPSSGTPNPTLRWLKNGKEFKPDHRIGGYKVRYATWSIIMDSVVPSDKGNYTCIVENEYGSINHTYQLDVVERSPHRPILQAGLPANKTVALGSNVEFMCKVYSDPQPHIQWLKHIEVNGSKIGPDNLPYVQILKTAGVNTTDKEMEVLHLRNVSFEDAGEYTCLAGNSIGLSHHSAWLTVLEALEERPAVMTSPLYLEIIIYCTGAFLISCMVGSVIIYKMKSGTKKSDFHSQMAVHKLAKSIPLRRQVTVSADSSASMNSGVLLVRPSRLSSSGTPMLAGVSEYELPEDPRWELPRDRLVLGKPLGEGCFGQVVLAEAIGLDKDKPNRVTKVAVKMLKSDATEKDLSDLISEMEMMKMIGKHKNIINLLGACTQDGPLYVIVEYASKGNLREYLQARRPPGLEYCYNPSHNPEEQLSSKDLVSCAYQVARGMEYLASKKCIHRDLAARNVLVTEDNVMKIADFGLARDIHHIDYYKKTTNGRLPVKWMAPEALFDRIYTHQSDVWSFGVLLWEIFTLGGSPYPGVPVEELFKLLKEGHRMDKPSNCTNELYMMMRDCWHAVPSQRPTFKQLVEDLDRIVALTSNQEYLDLSMPLDQYSPSFPDTRSSTCSSGEDSVFSHEPLPEEPCLPRRSAHLANGGLKRR; encoded by the exons cccagccctggggagccccTGTGGAAGTGGAGTCCTTGCTGGTCCACCCGGGTGACCTGCTGCAGCTCCGCTGTCGGCTGCGGGACGATGTGCAGAGCATCAACTGGCTGCGGGACGGGGTGCAGCTGGCGGAAAGCAACCGCACGCGCATCACGGGCGAGGAGGTGGAGGTGCGGGACTCCGTGCCCACCGACTCCGGCCTCTACGCATGCGTGACCAGCAGCCCCTCGGGCAGCGACACCACCTACTTCTCCGTCAACGTCTCAG ATGCGCTCCCCTCGTCGGAGGACGACGACGACGATGATGACTCCTCTTcggaggagaaagagacagataacaCCAAACCAAACCGTATGC CCGTAGCGCCGTACTGGACATCCCctgaaaagatggaaaagaaaCTGCACGCCGTGCCGGCTGCCAAGACTGTGAAGTTCAAGTGCCCTTCCAGCGGGACACCGAACCCCACGCTGCGCTGGCTGAAAAATGGCAAAGAGTTCAAACCTGACCACCGGATTGGAGGCTACAAG GTCCGCTATGCCACCTGGAGCATCATCATGGACTCCGTGGTTCCCTCTGATAAGGGCAACTACACTTGCATTGTGGAGAACGAGTATGGCAGCATCAACCACACCTACCAGCTGGACGTCGTGG AGCGGTCGCCTCACCGGCCCATTCTGCAGGCAGGGTTGCCTGCCAACAAGACGGTGGCCCTGGGCAGCAACGTGGAGTTCATGTGTAAGGTGTACAGTGACCCTCAGCCGCACATCCAGTGGCTAAAGCACATCGAGGTCAACGGGAGTAAGATCGGCCCAGACAATCTGCCCTACGTCCAGATCTTGAAG ACTGCCGGAGTTAACACCACTGACAAAGAGATGGAGGTGCTTCACTTGCGGAACGTCTCCTTCGAGGACGCGGGCGAGTATACGTGCTTGGCGGGTAACTCTATCGGACTCTCCCATCACTCTGCATGGCTGACCGTTCTGGAAG CCCTGGAAGAGAGACCAGCAGTGATGACATCGCCCCTGTACCTGGAGATCATCATCTATTGCACGGGGGCCTTCCTCATCTCCTGCATGGTGGGCTCCGTCATCATCTACAAGATGAAGAGCGGCACCAAGAAGAGTGACTTCCACAGCCAGATGGCCGTGCACAAGCTGGCCAAGAGCATCCCCCTGCGCAGACAGGTAACA GTGTCGGCTGACTCCAGTGCGTCCATGAACTCGGGGGTTCTTCTGGTTCGGCCCTCACGGCTCTCCTCCAGCGGGACCCCCATGTTAGCTGGGGTCTCTGAATATGAGCTGCCTGAAGACCCTCGCTGGGAGCTGCCTCGAGACAG ACTGGTCTTGGGCAAACCCCTGGGAGAAGGCTGCTTCGGGCAGGTGGTGTTGGCGGAGGCCATTGGGCTGGACAAGGACAAACCCAACCGTGTGACCAAAGTGGCCGTGAAGATGTTGAAGT CGGATGCGACAGAAAAAGATCTCTCTGATCTGATCTCAGAAAtggagatgatgaagatgattGGGAAGCACAAGAACATCATCAACCTGCTGGGGGCCTGCACGCAGGACG GTCCCTTGTACGTCATCGTGGAGTACGCCTCCAAGGGCAACCTGCGGGAGTACCTGCAGGCCCGGCGGCCCCCGGGGCTGGAATACTGTTACAACCCCAGCCACAACCCTGAGGAGCAGCTCTCCTCCAAGGACCTGGTGTCCTGCGCCTACCAGGTGGCCCGAGGCATGGAATACCTCGCCTCCAAGAAG TGCATACACAGAGACCTGGCCGCCAGGAACGTCCTGGTGACGGAGGACAACGTGATGAAGATCGCCGACTTCGGCCTAGCACGAGACATTCACCACATCGACTACTACAAAAAGACGACCAAC ggccggctgcCCGTGAAGTGGATGGCGCCCGAGGCGTTGTTCGATCGGATCTACACCCATCAGAGTGATGT GTGGTCTTTTGGGGTGCTCCTGTGGGAAATCTTCACCCTGGGCGGCTCCCCATACCCCGGCGTGCCTGTGGAGGAGCTTTTCAAGCTGCTGAAGGAGGGCCACCGCATGGACAAGCCCAGCAACTGCACCAATGAGCT GTACATGATGATGCGGGACTGCTGGCACGCAGTGCCCTCCCAGAGGCCCACCTTCAAGCAGCTGGTAGAAGACCTGGACCGCATTGTGGCCTTGACCTCCAACCAG GAGTACCTGGACCTGTCCATGCCCCTGGACCAGTACTCGCCCAGCTTTCCCGACACCCGAAGCTCCACCTGCTCCTCGGGCGAGGACTCCGTCTTCTCTCACGAGCCGTTGCCCGAGGAGCCGTGTCTGCCCCGACGCTCGGCCCACCTTGCCAATGGCGGACTCAAACGACGCTGA
- the FGFR1 gene encoding fibroblast growth factor receptor 1 isoform X2: MWSWKCLLFWAVLVTATLCTARPAPTLPEQAQPWGAPVEVESLLVHPGDLLQLRCRLRDDVQSINWLRDGVQLAESNRTRITGEEVEVRDSVPTDSGLYACVTSSPSGSDTTYFSVNVSDALPSSEDDDDDDDSSSEEKETDNTKPNPVAPYWTSPEKMEKKLHAVPAAKTVKFKCPSSGTPNPTLRWLKNGKEFKPDHRIGGYKVRYATWSIIMDSVVPSDKGNYTCIVENEYGSINHTYQLDVVERSPHRPILQAGLPANKTVALGSNVEFMCKVYSDPQPHIQWLKHIEVNGSKIGPDNLPYVQILKTAGVNTTDKEMEVLHLRNVSFEDAGEYTCLAGNSIGLSHHSAWLTVLEALEERPAVMTSPLYLEIIIYCTGAFLISCMVGSVIIYKMKSGTKKSDFHSQMAVHKLAKSIPLRRQVSADSSASMNSGVLLVRPSRLSSSGTPMLAGVSEYELPEDPRWELPRDRLVLGKPLGEGCFGQVVLAEAIGLDKDKPNRVTKVAVKMLKSDATEKDLSDLISEMEMMKMIGKHKNIINLLGACTQDGPLYVIVEYASKGNLREYLQARRPPGLEYCYNPSHNPEEQLSSKDLVSCAYQVARGMEYLASKKCIHRDLAARNVLVTEDNVMKIADFGLARDIHHIDYYKKTTNGRLPVKWMAPEALFDRIYTHQSDVWSFGVLLWEIFTLGGSPYPGVPVEELFKLLKEGHRMDKPSNCTNELYMMMRDCWHAVPSQRPTFKQLVEDLDRIVALTSNQEYLDLSMPLDQYSPSFPDTRSSTCSSGEDSVFSHEPLPEEPCLPRRSAHLANGGLKRR; encoded by the exons cccagccctggggagccccTGTGGAAGTGGAGTCCTTGCTGGTCCACCCGGGTGACCTGCTGCAGCTCCGCTGTCGGCTGCGGGACGATGTGCAGAGCATCAACTGGCTGCGGGACGGGGTGCAGCTGGCGGAAAGCAACCGCACGCGCATCACGGGCGAGGAGGTGGAGGTGCGGGACTCCGTGCCCACCGACTCCGGCCTCTACGCATGCGTGACCAGCAGCCCCTCGGGCAGCGACACCACCTACTTCTCCGTCAACGTCTCAG ATGCGCTCCCCTCGTCGGAGGACGACGACGACGATGATGACTCCTCTTcggaggagaaagagacagataacaCCAAACCAAACC CCGTAGCGCCGTACTGGACATCCCctgaaaagatggaaaagaaaCTGCACGCCGTGCCGGCTGCCAAGACTGTGAAGTTCAAGTGCCCTTCCAGCGGGACACCGAACCCCACGCTGCGCTGGCTGAAAAATGGCAAAGAGTTCAAACCTGACCACCGGATTGGAGGCTACAAG GTCCGCTATGCCACCTGGAGCATCATCATGGACTCCGTGGTTCCCTCTGATAAGGGCAACTACACTTGCATTGTGGAGAACGAGTATGGCAGCATCAACCACACCTACCAGCTGGACGTCGTGG AGCGGTCGCCTCACCGGCCCATTCTGCAGGCAGGGTTGCCTGCCAACAAGACGGTGGCCCTGGGCAGCAACGTGGAGTTCATGTGTAAGGTGTACAGTGACCCTCAGCCGCACATCCAGTGGCTAAAGCACATCGAGGTCAACGGGAGTAAGATCGGCCCAGACAATCTGCCCTACGTCCAGATCTTGAAG ACTGCCGGAGTTAACACCACTGACAAAGAGATGGAGGTGCTTCACTTGCGGAACGTCTCCTTCGAGGACGCGGGCGAGTATACGTGCTTGGCGGGTAACTCTATCGGACTCTCCCATCACTCTGCATGGCTGACCGTTCTGGAAG CCCTGGAAGAGAGACCAGCAGTGATGACATCGCCCCTGTACCTGGAGATCATCATCTATTGCACGGGGGCCTTCCTCATCTCCTGCATGGTGGGCTCCGTCATCATCTACAAGATGAAGAGCGGCACCAAGAAGAGTGACTTCCACAGCCAGATGGCCGTGCACAAGCTGGCCAAGAGCATCCCCCTGCGCAGACAG GTGTCGGCTGACTCCAGTGCGTCCATGAACTCGGGGGTTCTTCTGGTTCGGCCCTCACGGCTCTCCTCCAGCGGGACCCCCATGTTAGCTGGGGTCTCTGAATATGAGCTGCCTGAAGACCCTCGCTGGGAGCTGCCTCGAGACAG ACTGGTCTTGGGCAAACCCCTGGGAGAAGGCTGCTTCGGGCAGGTGGTGTTGGCGGAGGCCATTGGGCTGGACAAGGACAAACCCAACCGTGTGACCAAAGTGGCCGTGAAGATGTTGAAGT CGGATGCGACAGAAAAAGATCTCTCTGATCTGATCTCAGAAAtggagatgatgaagatgattGGGAAGCACAAGAACATCATCAACCTGCTGGGGGCCTGCACGCAGGACG GTCCCTTGTACGTCATCGTGGAGTACGCCTCCAAGGGCAACCTGCGGGAGTACCTGCAGGCCCGGCGGCCCCCGGGGCTGGAATACTGTTACAACCCCAGCCACAACCCTGAGGAGCAGCTCTCCTCCAAGGACCTGGTGTCCTGCGCCTACCAGGTGGCCCGAGGCATGGAATACCTCGCCTCCAAGAAG TGCATACACAGAGACCTGGCCGCCAGGAACGTCCTGGTGACGGAGGACAACGTGATGAAGATCGCCGACTTCGGCCTAGCACGAGACATTCACCACATCGACTACTACAAAAAGACGACCAAC ggccggctgcCCGTGAAGTGGATGGCGCCCGAGGCGTTGTTCGATCGGATCTACACCCATCAGAGTGATGT GTGGTCTTTTGGGGTGCTCCTGTGGGAAATCTTCACCCTGGGCGGCTCCCCATACCCCGGCGTGCCTGTGGAGGAGCTTTTCAAGCTGCTGAAGGAGGGCCACCGCATGGACAAGCCCAGCAACTGCACCAATGAGCT GTACATGATGATGCGGGACTGCTGGCACGCAGTGCCCTCCCAGAGGCCCACCTTCAAGCAGCTGGTAGAAGACCTGGACCGCATTGTGGCCTTGACCTCCAACCAG GAGTACCTGGACCTGTCCATGCCCCTGGACCAGTACTCGCCCAGCTTTCCCGACACCCGAAGCTCCACCTGCTCCTCGGGCGAGGACTCCGTCTTCTCTCACGAGCCGTTGCCCGAGGAGCCGTGTCTGCCCCGACGCTCGGCCCACCTTGCCAATGGCGGACTCAAACGACGCTGA
- the FGFR1 gene encoding fibroblast growth factor receptor 1 isoform X7 codes for MWSWKCLLFWAVLVTATLCTARPAPTLPEQAQPWGAPVEVESLLVHPGDLLQLRCRLRDDVQSINWLRDGVQLAESNRTRITGEEVEVRDSVPTDSGLYACVTSSPSGSDTTYFSVNVSDALPSSEDDDDDDDSSSEEKETDNTKPNPVAPYWTSPEKMEKKLHAVPAAKTVKFKCPSSGTPNPTLRWLKNGKEFKPDHRIGGYKVRYATWSIIMDSVVPSDKGNYTCIVENEYGSINHTYQLDVVERSPHRPILQAGLPANKTVALGSNVEFMCKVYSDPQPHIQWLKHIEVNGSKIGPDNLPYVQILKTAGVNTTDKEMEVLHLRNVSFEDAGEYTCLAGNSIGLSHHSAWLTVLEALEERPAVMTSPLYLEIIIYCTGAFLISCMVGSVIIYKMKSGTKKSDFHSQMAVHKLAKSIPLRRQVTVSADSSASMNSGVLLVRPSRLSSSGTPMLAGVSEYELPEDPRWELPRDRLVLGKPLGEGCFGQVVLAEAIGLDKDKPNRVTKVAVKMLKSDATEKDLSDLISEMEMMKMIGKHKNIINLLGACTQDGPLYVIVEYASKGNLREYLQARRPPGLEYCYNPSHNPEEQLSSKDLVSCAYQVARGMEYLASKKCIHRDLAARNVLVTEDNVMKIADFGLARDIHHIDYYKKTTNGRLPVKWMAPEALFDRIYTHQSDVWSFGVLLWEIFTLGGSPYPGVPVEELFKLLKEGHRMDKPSNCTNELYMMMRDCWHAVPSQRPTFKQLVEDLDRIVALTSNQEYLDLSMPLDQYSPSFPDTRSSTCSSGEDSVFSHEPLPEEPCLPRRSAHLANGGLKRR; via the exons cccagccctggggagccccTGTGGAAGTGGAGTCCTTGCTGGTCCACCCGGGTGACCTGCTGCAGCTCCGCTGTCGGCTGCGGGACGATGTGCAGAGCATCAACTGGCTGCGGGACGGGGTGCAGCTGGCGGAAAGCAACCGCACGCGCATCACGGGCGAGGAGGTGGAGGTGCGGGACTCCGTGCCCACCGACTCCGGCCTCTACGCATGCGTGACCAGCAGCCCCTCGGGCAGCGACACCACCTACTTCTCCGTCAACGTCTCAG ATGCGCTCCCCTCGTCGGAGGACGACGACGACGATGATGACTCCTCTTcggaggagaaagagacagataacaCCAAACCAAACC CCGTAGCGCCGTACTGGACATCCCctgaaaagatggaaaagaaaCTGCACGCCGTGCCGGCTGCCAAGACTGTGAAGTTCAAGTGCCCTTCCAGCGGGACACCGAACCCCACGCTGCGCTGGCTGAAAAATGGCAAAGAGTTCAAACCTGACCACCGGATTGGAGGCTACAAG GTCCGCTATGCCACCTGGAGCATCATCATGGACTCCGTGGTTCCCTCTGATAAGGGCAACTACACTTGCATTGTGGAGAACGAGTATGGCAGCATCAACCACACCTACCAGCTGGACGTCGTGG AGCGGTCGCCTCACCGGCCCATTCTGCAGGCAGGGTTGCCTGCCAACAAGACGGTGGCCCTGGGCAGCAACGTGGAGTTCATGTGTAAGGTGTACAGTGACCCTCAGCCGCACATCCAGTGGCTAAAGCACATCGAGGTCAACGGGAGTAAGATCGGCCCAGACAATCTGCCCTACGTCCAGATCTTGAAG ACTGCCGGAGTTAACACCACTGACAAAGAGATGGAGGTGCTTCACTTGCGGAACGTCTCCTTCGAGGACGCGGGCGAGTATACGTGCTTGGCGGGTAACTCTATCGGACTCTCCCATCACTCTGCATGGCTGACCGTTCTGGAAG CCCTGGAAGAGAGACCAGCAGTGATGACATCGCCCCTGTACCTGGAGATCATCATCTATTGCACGGGGGCCTTCCTCATCTCCTGCATGGTGGGCTCCGTCATCATCTACAAGATGAAGAGCGGCACCAAGAAGAGTGACTTCCACAGCCAGATGGCCGTGCACAAGCTGGCCAAGAGCATCCCCCTGCGCAGACAGGTAACA GTGTCGGCTGACTCCAGTGCGTCCATGAACTCGGGGGTTCTTCTGGTTCGGCCCTCACGGCTCTCCTCCAGCGGGACCCCCATGTTAGCTGGGGTCTCTGAATATGAGCTGCCTGAAGACCCTCGCTGGGAGCTGCCTCGAGACAG ACTGGTCTTGGGCAAACCCCTGGGAGAAGGCTGCTTCGGGCAGGTGGTGTTGGCGGAGGCCATTGGGCTGGACAAGGACAAACCCAACCGTGTGACCAAAGTGGCCGTGAAGATGTTGAAGT CGGATGCGACAGAAAAAGATCTCTCTGATCTGATCTCAGAAAtggagatgatgaagatgattGGGAAGCACAAGAACATCATCAACCTGCTGGGGGCCTGCACGCAGGACG GTCCCTTGTACGTCATCGTGGAGTACGCCTCCAAGGGCAACCTGCGGGAGTACCTGCAGGCCCGGCGGCCCCCGGGGCTGGAATACTGTTACAACCCCAGCCACAACCCTGAGGAGCAGCTCTCCTCCAAGGACCTGGTGTCCTGCGCCTACCAGGTGGCCCGAGGCATGGAATACCTCGCCTCCAAGAAG TGCATACACAGAGACCTGGCCGCCAGGAACGTCCTGGTGACGGAGGACAACGTGATGAAGATCGCCGACTTCGGCCTAGCACGAGACATTCACCACATCGACTACTACAAAAAGACGACCAAC ggccggctgcCCGTGAAGTGGATGGCGCCCGAGGCGTTGTTCGATCGGATCTACACCCATCAGAGTGATGT GTGGTCTTTTGGGGTGCTCCTGTGGGAAATCTTCACCCTGGGCGGCTCCCCATACCCCGGCGTGCCTGTGGAGGAGCTTTTCAAGCTGCTGAAGGAGGGCCACCGCATGGACAAGCCCAGCAACTGCACCAATGAGCT GTACATGATGATGCGGGACTGCTGGCACGCAGTGCCCTCCCAGAGGCCCACCTTCAAGCAGCTGGTAGAAGACCTGGACCGCATTGTGGCCTTGACCTCCAACCAG GAGTACCTGGACCTGTCCATGCCCCTGGACCAGTACTCGCCCAGCTTTCCCGACACCCGAAGCTCCACCTGCTCCTCGGGCGAGGACTCCGTCTTCTCTCACGAGCCGTTGCCCGAGGAGCCGTGTCTGCCCCGACGCTCGGCCCACCTTGCCAATGGCGGACTCAAACGACGCTGA